From Daphnia magna isolate NIES linkage group LG2, ASM2063170v1.1, whole genome shotgun sequence:
CTTGTATCGTGAGAGTACCTAAAGCTGTCAAGGTTCCAATTCGTTTACGCAACAACACCAACAACAATGTGCGCGCGCATCTCGCGTTCCATGCCCTTTCCTGACTGAGGAATTTCTCAATGCTTGCACCATCGATCTTATCGATTATCTTAAAATCAAACAGGAAGTTTGACGTTTTTATTGCTTATCGGCCCTCATATTTGATTAATCGCGCAATTGAATTTGTTGCCAATATTCCCCTAAAGTGACCGTTTTCATGTTTTACAAGACATTTATTTTCATAGAGGAAAAAGGCCAAAAAAATGAGTACTGCCCCGAAAGGGGGACTGGGCAATGGACAGTCGACTATGGCTGGAGGCGGCATTTTCGACCCTTCCGTTCTGTTCGATTTGGATGACATTCTGATGGCTGGAGATTGTAGCAACGACACGCAGAGCTCGTTGGTGCATACACCCATTAAAGAAGAACCAGAATACGATAACGATGACCACAGGTAATTTCGcatgattaaaaaaagaaagaaaactaaatGAAATACTGGAAAATAATCTGGAAATGTATTTTTGGTGTAGATATGTCCACTCCCCGATCGGTTTGCCTATACCGAATCGAAATGGAGGCGTCGGGATGCTGGGCTATACATCCATCAAGCAAGAAGTGGGAAATAGCAGCAGTCCCGCGGGAGGTATGTGGGGAGCTCCATCTCAAATGCAACGGACTGTGAACAATGTTCCGTTTCCCGTTACGCCCTTCAACACACCATCCCAGGGCCCGTCGATTTTTATGGGCCCTGATTTAAGAAACTTTTTTCTCTCTGGCACCGATAGTCATCACCAACATCTCAATTCCGTTAGCAATCCGACACTCTCCGTGTCAATCAAAGAGGAGCTGACGGATCTAGAAACAGACTTGGAGACGATGAAAGTATGTATACTTTTCTTTTACTGATTCatatgttgttgtttttttttactataaatACTGATCTAGGCTATTTCCATGTTTCCAATGGAGGAGGATGACATCTTCCAGGTGGACAAAGCTGATCTGATTCAAGGCCCTACCTTGGCCGAACTAAACGCCAATGATGAATCCTTACTTACCGATTTTAATTTTGACGATTTCGTAATGCCTACCCAGATGACAGGAAAATACATCAAACCATTAAATGGATCAGAtgtaacattaaaaaaatatatatctataAAATATCTTGCCATACTTAAACTATGCCCTTTATAGAATGTGAATGCGGATCGATTCCGTATGGCGGAACTGAATGCGGCTTTTTCTGCTTCGCCGAGCCTGTCCCATTTTGAATTAAACAGAGTAATATTGGTCATAAATCTGTCTACAGGAAAAACAACCAGtaatctttttatttaaatttttcttaataGACAAGAAATGTAATGGCAGGCATGGCAAGCGAAGACGACTACTCTCAGCTGGGGGCATCTCAGATGGGTTTCGACTTAGATCAGCTACCACCGGTAGACATGCCATTTCCCAGTTCAGGAACACCTTTCTCGCTGACTGGCATAGAGAACAATGCTGGCATCAGTTCCACAACCATCACCAGCCCACTTTCGGCTAGCCTTCCGGCCAATTTCGGTCACGTCACTTTGTCCAAACTAACCCGACGTACCGAGGAGGGTGGTAGAGTCAAACCGCCTCCTCCCTACCCGACCTCTCCTCCTCAGAAGAGCACTAACAACAGTGCCCTCCAAGAACTATTGTCCGTTCGTTCACCTGGTCGGTTACCTTCTCCTAATGCTGCAGGTTCGATAAACAAGCAATGGTTGGTAAACAGTATGATATTAACTGCAAGTAATCTAGGAGGAAGCCATTCTCCATCGCCAACTGCCCAGCGTCCCTCATATCCAGGAGGAGCTCGTCAAAGGACTTCAAACAGCGCATCTTCTTCCTCAGGAGGAAGTCAAACCATCCCCAGACCCAATTTGGCTGCAACCAATCCTTTACTCCTTGCTAGACTTTCAAGTTCGGCTCCGGGTCCGTCCATTCTAGGTGGCAACGCAGTGCCCGGCGAGTCGAGCACATGGCAGCGACGAGAGCCTCGCAATCGTCTTTTTTCTACCAGTTCGTTGGTTGAAGAAGTCCATGGCTCCGCTTCTTCCATTTCTACCGGTATGTGCAATTTGAGACAAGTGTTGCA
This genomic window contains:
- the LOC116916107 gene encoding protein CREBRF homolog isoform X6 gives rise to the protein MSTAPKGGLGNGQSTMAGGGIFDPSVLFDLDDILMAGDCSNDTQSSLVHTPIKEEPEYDNDDHRYVHSPIGLPIPNRNGGVGMLGYTSIKQEVGNSSSPAGGMWGAPSQMQRTVNNVPFPVTPFNTPSQGPSIFMGPDLRNFFLSGTDSHHQHLNSVSNPTLSVSIKEELTDLETDLETMKAISMFPMEEDDIFQVDKADLIQGPTLAELNANDESLLTDFNFDDFVMPTQMTGKYIKPLNGSDNVNADRFRMAELNAAFSASPSLSHFELNRTRNVMAGMASEDDYSQLGASQMGFDLDQLPPVDMPFPSSGTPFSLTGIENNAGISSTTITSPLSASLPANFGHVTLSKLTRRTEEGGRVKPPPPYPTSPPQKSTNNSALQELLSVRSPGRLPSPNAAGGSHSPSPTAQRPSYPGGARQRTSNSASSSSGGSQTIPRPNLAATNPLLLARLSSSAPGPSILGGNAVPGESSTWQRREPRNRLFSTSSLVEEVHGSASSISTGFDSEDDSDHYEDFDDSDSADSGGSDDESRGEAQAGSSSGKKERFFWQYNVQAKGPKGHKISLAPETVDPHVLNKVQDPVFSPYCSVDGIKHSIVHSGKARRGDGNDLTPNPRKLHSIGRELDKLNRLINDMTPVSELPMAVRPKSRKEKNKLASRACRLKKKAQHEANKVKLYGLEQEHRKLMAAISQTKLMITAKYDVMAVAQNPSSTPQQGLDASARLERIAKTLTKVKIAGHSTDFVNRVLERVKAGEPSGGLDEI
- the LOC116916107 gene encoding protein CREBRF homolog isoform X7; the encoded protein is MSTAPKGGLGNGQSTMAGGGIFDPSVLFDLDDILMAGDCSNDTQSSLVHTPIKEEPEYDNDDHRYVHSPIGLPIPNRNGGVGMLGYTSIKQEVGNSSSPAGGMWGAPSQMQRTVNNVPFPVTPFNTPSQGPSIFMGPDLRNFFLSGTDSHHQHLNSVSNPTLSVSIKEELTDLETDLETMKAISMFPMEEDDIFQVDKADLIQGPTLAELNANDESLLTDFNFDDFVMPTQMTGKYIKPLNGSDNVNADRFRMAELNAAFSASPSLSHFELNRTRNVMAGMASEDDYSQLGASQMGFDLDQLPPVDMPFPSSGTPFSLTGIENNAGISSTTITSPLSASLPANFGHVTLSKLTRRTEEGGRVKPPPPYPTSPPQKSTNNSALQELLSVRSPGRLPSPNAAGGSHSPSPTAQRPSYPGGARQRTSNSASSSSGGSQTIPRPNLAATNPLLLARLSSSAPGPSILGGNAVPGESSTWQRREPRNRLFSTSSLVEEVHGSASSISTGFDSEDDSDHYEDFDDSDSDSGGSDDESRGEAQAGSSSGKKERFFWQYNVQAKGPKGHKISLAPETVDPHVLNKVQDPVFSPYCSVDGIKHSIVHSGKARRGDGNDLTPNPRKLHSIGRELDKLNRLINDMTPVSELPMAVRPKSRKEKNKLASRACRLKKKAQHEANKVKLYGLEQEHRKLMAAISQTKLMITAKYDVMAVAQNPSSTPQQGLDASARLERIAKTLTKVKIAGHSTDFVNRVLERVKAGEPSGGLDEI
- the LOC116916107 gene encoding protein CREBRF homolog isoform X1; protein product: MSTAPKGGLGNGQSTMAGGGIFDPSVLFDLDDILMAGDCSNDTQSSLVHTPIKEEPEYDNDDHRYVHSPIGLPIPNRNGGVGMLGYTSIKQEVGNSSSPAGGMWGAPSQMQRTVNNVPFPVTPFNTPSQGPSIFMGPDLRNFFLSGTDSHHQHLNSVSNPTLSVSIKEELTDLETDLETMKAISMFPMEEDDIFQVDKADLIQGPTLAELNANDESLLTDFNFDDFVMPTQMTGKYIKPLNGSDNVNADRFRMAELNAAFSASPSLSHFELNRTRNVMAGMASEDDYSQLGASQMGFDLDQLPPVDMPFPSSGTPFSLTGIENNAGISSTTITSPLSASLPANFGHVTLSKLTRRTEEGGRVKPPPPYPTSPPQKSTNNSALQELLSVRSPGRLPSPNAAGGSHSPSPTAQRPSYPGGARQRTSNSASSSSGGSQTIPRPNLAATNPLLLARLSSSAPGPSILGGNAVPGESSTWQRREPRNRLFSTSSLVEEVHGSASSISTVGILSPGSFDFSHDEGFDSEDDSDHYEDFDDSDSADSGGSDDESRGEAQAGSSSGKKERFFWQYNVQAKGPKGHKISLAPETVDPHVLNKVQDPVFSPYCSVDGIKHSIVHSGKARRGDGNDLTPNPRKLHSIGRELDKLNRLINDMTPVSELPMAVRPKSRKEKNKLASRACRLKKKAQHEANKVKLYGLEQEHRKLMAAISQTKLMITAKYDVMAVAQNPSSTPQQGLDASARLERIAKTLTKVKIAGHSTDFVNRVLERVKAGEPSGGLDEI
- the LOC116916107 gene encoding protein CREBRF homolog isoform X2, translated to MSTAPKGGLGNGQSTMAGGGIFDPSVLFDLDDILMAGDCSNDTQSSLVHTPIKEEPEYDNDDHRYVHSPIGLPIPNRNGGVGMLGYTSIKQEVGNSSSPAGGMWGAPSQMQRTVNNVPFPVTPFNTPSQGPSIFMGPDLRNFFLSGTDSHHQHLNSVSNPTLSVSIKEELTDLETDLETMKAISMFPMEEDDIFQVDKADLIQGPTLAELNANDESLLTDFNFDDFVMPTQMTGKYIKPLNGSDNVNADRFRMAELNAAFSASPSLSHFELNRTRNVMAGMASEDDYSQLGASQMGFDLDQLPPVDMPFPSSGTPFSLTGIENNAGISSTTITSPLSASLPANFGHVTLSKLTRRTEEGGRVKPPPPYPTSPPQKSTNNSALQELLSVRSPGRLPSPNAAGGSHSPSPTAQRPSYPGGARQRTSNSASSSSGGSQTIPRPNLAATNPLLLARLSSSAPGPSILGGNAVPGESSTWQRREPRNRLFSTSSLVEEVHGSASSISTVGILSPGSFDFSHDEGFDSEDDSDHYEDFDDSDSDSGGSDDESRGEAQAGSSSGKKERFFWQYNVQAKGPKGHKISLAPETVDPHVLNKVQDPVFSPYCSVDGIKHSIVHSGKARRGDGNDLTPNPRKLHSIGRELDKLNRLINDMTPVSELPMAVRPKSRKEKNKLASRACRLKKKAQHEANKVKLYGLEQEHRKLMAAISQTKLMITAKYDVMAVAQNPSSTPQQGLDASARLERIAKTLTKVKIAGHSTDFVNRVLERVKAGEPSGGLDEI
- the LOC116916107 gene encoding protein CREBRF homolog isoform X4, producing MSTAPKGGLGNGQSTMAGGGIFDPSVLFDLDDILMAGDCSNDTQSSLVHTPIKEEPEYDNDDHRYVHSPIGLPIPNRNGGVGMLGYTSIKQEVGNSSSPAGGMWGAPSQMQRTVNNVPFPVTPFNTPSQGPSIFMGPDLRNFFLSGTDSHHQHLNSVSNPTLSVSIKEELTDLETDLETMKAISMFPMEEDDIFQVDKADLIQGPTLAELNANDESLLTDFNFDDFVMPTQMTGKYIKPLNGSDNVNADRFRMAELNAAFSASPSLSHFELNRTRNVMAGMASEDDYSQLGASQMGFDLDQLPPVDMPFPSSGTPFSLTGIENNAGISSTTITSPLSASLPANFGHVTLSKLTRRTEEGGRVKPPPPYPTSPPQKSTNNSALQELLSVRSPGRLPSPNAAGGSHSPSPTAQRPSYPGGARQRTSNSASSSSGGSQTIPRPNLAATNPLLLARLSSSAPGPSILGGNAVPGESSTWQRREPRNRLFSTSSLVEEVHGSASSISTVGILSPGSFDFSHDEGFDSEDDSDHYEDFDDSDSDSGGSDDESRGEAQAGSSSGKKERFFWQYNVQAKGPKGHKISLAPETVDPHVLNKVQDPVFSPYCSVDGIKHSGKARRGDGNDLTPNPRKLHSIGRELDKLNRLINDMTPVSELPMAVRPKSRKEKNKLASRACRLKKKAQHEANKVKLYGLEQEHRKLMAAISQTKLMITAKYDVMAVAQNPSSTPQQGLDASARLERIAKTLTKVKIAGHSTDFVNRVLERVKAGEPSGGLDEI
- the LOC116916107 gene encoding protein CREBRF homolog isoform X3 gives rise to the protein MSTAPKGGLGNGQSTMAGGGIFDPSVLFDLDDILMAGDCSNDTQSSLVHTPIKEEPEYDNDDHRYVHSPIGLPIPNRNGGVGMLGYTSIKQEVGNSSSPAGGMWGAPSQMQRTVNNVPFPVTPFNTPSQGPSIFMGPDLRNFFLSGTDSHHQHLNSVSNPTLSVSIKEELTDLETDLETMKAISMFPMEEDDIFQVDKADLIQGPTLAELNANDESLLTDFNFDDFVMPTQMTGKYIKPLNGSDNVNADRFRMAELNAAFSASPSLSHFELNRTRNVMAGMASEDDYSQLGASQMGFDLDQLPPVDMPFPSSGTPFSLTGIENNAGISSTTITSPLSASLPANFGHVTLSKLTRRTEEGGRVKPPPPYPTSPPQKSTNNSALQELLSVRSPGRLPSPNAAGGSHSPSPTAQRPSYPGGARQRTSNSASSSSGGSQTIPRPNLAATNPLLLARLSSSAPGPSILGGNAVPGESSTWQRREPRNRLFSTSSLVEEVHGSASSISTVGILSPGSFDFSHDEGFDSEDDSDHYEDFDDSDSADSGGSDDESRGEAQAGSSSGKKERFFWQYNVQAKGPKGHKISLAPETVDPHVLNKVQDPVFSPYCSVDGIKHSGKARRGDGNDLTPNPRKLHSIGRELDKLNRLINDMTPVSELPMAVRPKSRKEKNKLASRACRLKKKAQHEANKVKLYGLEQEHRKLMAAISQTKLMITAKYDVMAVAQNPSSTPQQGLDASARLERIAKTLTKVKIAGHSTDFVNRVLERVKAGEPSGGLDEI
- the LOC116916107 gene encoding protein CREBRF homolog isoform X5; the protein is MSTAPKGGLGNGQSTMAGGGIFDPSVLFDLDDILMAGDCSNDTQSSLVHTPIKEEPEYDNDDHRYVHSPIGLPIPNRNGGVGMLGYTSIKQEVGNSSSPAGGMWGAPSQMQRTVNNVPFPVTPFNTPSQGPSIFMGPDLRNFFLSGTDSHHQHLNSVSNPTLSVSIKEELTDLETDLETMKEDDIFQVDKADLIQGPTLAELNANDESLLTDFNFDDFVMPTQMTGKYIKPLNGSDNVNADRFRMAELNAAFSASPSLSHFELNRTRNVMAGMASEDDYSQLGASQMGFDLDQLPPVDMPFPSSGTPFSLTGIENNAGISSTTITSPLSASLPANFGHVTLSKLTRRTEEGGRVKPPPPYPTSPPQKSTNNSALQELLSVRSPGRLPSPNAAGGSHSPSPTAQRPSYPGGARQRTSNSASSSSGGSQTIPRPNLAATNPLLLARLSSSAPGPSILGGNAVPGESSTWQRREPRNRLFSTSSLVEEVHGSASSISTVGILSPGSFDFSHDEGFDSEDDSDHYEDFDDSDSADSGGSDDESRGEAQAGSSSGKKERFFWQYNVQAKGPKGHKISLAPETVDPHVLNKVQDPVFSPYCSVDGIKHSIVHSGKARRGDGNDLTPNPRKLHSIGRELDKLNRLINDMTPVSELPMAVRPKSRKEKNKLASRACRLKKKAQHEANKVKLYGLEQEHRKLMAAISQTKLMITAKYDVMAVAQNPSSTPQQGLDASARLERIAKTLTKVKIAGHSTDFVNRVLERVKAGEPSGGLDEI